The nucleotide sequence cttttggtttCCATTCTATACTTTTTTTATATGTCAATAACATTTTTCTAATAAACGTTTAACATTTTCCCAATACAAATTCAACACTTTCTCAATACATGGACgacatttttatacacattttaaacatttttcaaatgcttgattaaaaaattATAATACAAATTtcacatttttaatacatgataaaatattttctatacacattttaaatATTTTCAAAATTCTTTATTAGAACTTTTAAATACTCCCtcaattccaaaatatagtgcgcccacgcttcccgaggtccaactttgaccataaatttaaccaatgagGCCGACTGTGGCgggagaaaaaaatataattgaaaacttcttttgaatatgaATTCATTGGTATAACTTTTGCTTCCGTCGCGGTCGgactcgttggttaaatttatggtcataGTTGAAGCACGAAAATAGAggaagcactatattttggaacggagggagtacaagattaacattattttaatacatggtcagcattttttctatacacatttaaaaaaataaatgcttaattaacattttaaaatacaagattaacattatttcaatacatggttaacatttttcctatacacactatttaaacattttcaaatgcttgactaGCATTGTTCAAATACAATATTAGCATTTTTTTAACACATGGTCAACATATTTTCTATACAGAATTAACATTTTgtaaatgtttgattaacatttttcacatacttgttcaatatttttcaaatgcttgattaccatttttttcaaatacaagattaacatttttgaatacatggtcaacattttcatatacatatttaacatctttcaaatgcttgattaacatttttgacgtaattgttcaacatttttcaaatgcttgattgtcattttttgcatatacaagattaacatttttttctatacacatttaacattttcacaTACTTTTTCATcgtttttcaaattcttgattttttttcaaatacaagattaatttttttaatacatggtcaacatttgttctacacacatttaacatttttcaaatgtttgattaacattttccagatactcgttcaacattttttcaagtgcttgattaaaaaaatcaaatacaagattataatttttttaatacatgaaaaacattttttctatacacatttaacatttttcaaatgctagaTAAAGATTTTTCACATACTAGATCTACATTTTCTTCAAATCCTTGATTTACTTTTTGAAATACATGatctttttttcatacacattgttttTATTcatatacattttttgtatacatgataaacattttctgtatgcacatttaacattttttaaatgcttgctTAACAATTTTTCTAATGTTTTATGTACAggttttttttgtaatatatattatTAGAATATTAGAGaaataaaaacatttttttaaaaaagcaaaaaagaaacagaaaacgtGAAAACCCCAAAAGAAAAACGAGGTTGTATTCTTGCGTGCGCCTGGCCGGCCCATCTTGGGCTCCCTTCACACGAGGGTTCCCTCTGTCGTGCACTCGGTCGACCCATATGCTCGCCGCCTTCAGCGAGTCGGAAGGCTATTTTGCTATAAGCGAGGCATAGCCGTGCACTAAATTTTTATGCCTTACACACTAGCAGTTTTTTGGCTATGACATCGGTTTTTTAGATTGGACTGCTTTtgcatttattttttcttttcacaGTGGTGTTTGGTAGGTCTAACATTGGGCCCGTTGGGCCGTTGAGTTGGGTTCACATTTTTTTCAGCGAAGGAGTTCGTTTGAGAAGGATCTTTTGCATATACCCCTTAAAAGCGAATCAATCTGTGGTTGGATGTTTAGGAGGACAGTGATATTTTCAACCACTAGGGTTCAagttctggtgctcgcattatcctgaatttatttcaggacttCCAGCGATGCACGTTCAGTGAGAGAAGACATTTTCTTTGACTATGAGACGCATGTgatgacttcttcaatcccaaaataatatgcATTTTTGAAGATGCTCATAGGATAGGATGTCCCTATGTACATAAGGGGTGAGCGCCTAGATCCAAGGACCGGGATCCGAATCTCCAAATACCACGGGCGgttggctagaaaatcacttctCTGATACAAGGACACCATACATCGATCCACTCAAACACTGCTCCTTTTTGGCCCGTCTCCCTCCACTTTACCGCCATCAGTGCTGCACACCCCTTCTCTCCGTCCGTGCGGGTGTGTCCCACGGCGCCCCGCCGCTGATCGTGCACGCCTCGGCTGCCACTGCAGCACGTCAAGTCCATGCAGTTTACCTTACGTACCACTCGCTGATCAAACAGAAGCGCCACGGGCAGGAGAGCAGGGAGGGCCTGGGTTGGGTACCGGTGGTGCCCGTCCATCCGCAGACGCAGCGACCGCCCACAGTTGGCAACTGTGGCTCGCTTTCTCTCCGTGTCTGCCGCCGGTAGCTCGCCGAACCCGAGGTGTCCCGCCCGCCGGGGCCCCTTCGGGGAGTTGTCATTTCGTCTAAACAGCAGTATTATTACTCACGTGCTGCCTTCTGGGAGCAAGGTACTTGCAATGCGATGGCAAAGTGTGTGAGTACGACGATGGAGTTTTCCGTTCGCCGGCGTTTAGAGCATCTCCCAAGAGCAGACCAAAAAACGCAGCTGTTATGAATTCATAGCATTTTGTTTTCCAAACATGGCGGATTTATAAATTTAATAATGTGCACATGGCAATGTTATGATTTTTTTAATCTATCACATGGCAAATTTACACAGTTTTGTATGTCTACTTTTCTTTAGGATTTTTGGTTTTTAAAACATAGGCTTTTAGGATTCTGGTCTGCAATTTTGAgaggatcacccatgttctcaaattcaagaCCTGCGGCAGCATTCTCACCCTCATCCTGCATAATTAtatgtgcatgatcacacaacaagTCATCACCTCTCACATGGTATACGGATTACATTATTTAGCAGGTCCATAAACAACTGCAAAACGTGCCTGCTGAActtcaaatgccctctcaacatccTTTCTAGTTGGTTATTGTTGGGCAAAGTGGGATTTTTTCTAATCAATTGGGTTAGAGATGGTGTTAACAAAGGTAGCCCAcagaggatagataccgtcaaccaGATAGCATCCCCTGTTGTACTAATGACCATTGACAGTATAGTGGCAAGGAGCTTTTCCTTCAGTCACCCTAGCAAACAGTAGTGAACGATGCATCACATTGATGTCCTTGTGAGACCCAGGCATGCCAAAAAAAATGTGTCAAATCCAAAGTcttgtgatgcaactgcttcaagaatgatggtgggcttcttaacatgaccctgatattgccATTGTAAAGTTTttggacagttcttccatttctAATGGATACAGTCAAGAGATCCGAGCAAACCTAGCCACCCTCTTACTTCTGAGATTGCCAAGAGCCTTTCGGTGTCTGGCACTGCTGGTTCTCTTAGGTACTAAGGTCCAAACAGCGAGACCACGACAGTTGCAAACCTGATCATGTCATCTCTTCATGTGGTCTCAGACATCCGTAGGTACTCGTGCCACGAATCATCGATTGTTTCATATGCAAGCATCTGCGGTGCGGCCGTGCACTTCTGATAACCAGAGAACTCAATCATTCTCACGACATCCTTTttcaagatgaagtagtcatcaaaGGACCGGACGTCATGGTAGAGACGATCGGAAACATTTTTGCGCATCCAAAAACACAGGCGAAAAATGTCAACGAGGAGGACATTGGGGGCAAAGTAGCCATCCATCAACGTCAAACGGACGCGTGTTTGGTTGCGGTTGAGCATGCGATGACCCTTGATCGAACCgttgaagttgagaatatgctcctCCGCATGTTCCGCGTCTGCAAGGACTGCTTGCATCACTACCGTCTCATCCGTGTAGTTCTCTTTGTCGGACGAGCCATTGGTGGACTCAACATAGTACTCATATCCAAATCCATTGCTTCAAAGAAGAAGAGACGTTGGCCCCTGCTCGCCCTACCAACGAGGGGCGTGCGCCGTGTGCCAATATTTTGGCGGAGGAATCGGCTGCCCACGCCTATCCAAtaaggctggtcacagtggggaggaacttaagagtaacatcacacatttcaataCAACTTTTcttatgtggcacgtatttagTGAAGAGAGatgtgcttgtggtaactagctaagttaccggaacatcacacactccaagaaacaatgagtctataacctaataaatacatcgttgcatggcactacatagatgttcctacccactatggtggtagtaacatagtctaggaaagtgtgaagttactagcttatgttcttgcccattgtgaccagcctaagttGGTCACGAATTGAATGCTAAAGCTTATTGGTGTTGGGGCGAGCCAAATAATTGGAGCCCATCCAAATGGTTGCCAGCCCTTTGGTCAACGCCAAAGTTTTGGTCGGGCACAACACCAATCCAAACATCCTCTTAGCATGGGCATTTTGTCGAAAAGTTGCCAGGCAAGGTGAGTATCGTAGGAGCTGGCGGTACCTGCACGACGGTCGAAGGAGATGTGAGTATCGTAGGAGCTGGCGGTACCTGCGCGACGGTCGAAGGAGATGTGTGGAACGCTGACAGAGAAGCGGCTTGGAGTTAGAGTGTACCGTTAAAGGTGACAGACTCGTCGAGTTCTGCCAGGGGTGTGGCGGGACGGCCGGGATGGTGAGCGGTGGCGAGGACAAGAGAGAAAAAACGAAGAAGAACATGGAGGCGCACGGTTCCAGGTCTACGTGTCTGCTAttcggactcccgcaaagccccagTTTATCTCGGTTTTTCGTGAAAAAGCATGTCTGAACTGCTCGGCGGATCCAATATAGGCCCTCGATAGATTGCGCAGCACGTCGGAGGGGGCGCTTTGGAAATGAACTTACGGCGACTGATAAACCGCCGTGCTCGAGCCTGAGAGTCAACAGCTTTCTACAACTCTGCTACAAGCCTCGCCGTAGACAAATTAGCATTACAAAACTTTTACAACACACAAGTACGTACATGGGCAGTAACCAACACACGAATCCTGTCAACACTACGCATACCCATTCGGAGGAAAAAAGATGCAGGAGATCACTACCACGCACACTGGGCCGAGCAGGCGAAACCGGAAACTGTCCGTGGAGCCTCTCGCCATCACTCCCCTGGCAGCACTGCTCACCGAGTCACGCGCCAAGGaaccatcaccgccgccgccgccatggcaggCAGCAACGCCGACGCCGACGTCCCGCACGACGTCCAGGCACAGCCCCGAGTTGCCGCTGAGGTCGAGGTTGCGGCCGAGCCGCCGCAGGAACGCGCCGTCGAACGGCACGGCCCCGCCCAGCCCGTTGTTGCTCAGGTTCAGGTGGTATATCCTGTGCAGCCTGCTCAGCCCCGCGGGAATCTCGCCCGTGAGGTTGTTGTCTTCGAGCGAAAGCGTCGTCAGGCTCGCCAGCTGTCCAAACGCCGCCGGTATCGGCCCCGAGTAGCCGGAGCCGGCTAGCCGGAGTTCTTGAAGACGGGCGAGGCTGCCGAGCTCGGACGGCAGCGGGACGCCCATCGGGTTGTTGTCCATGATCAGGTACTGGAGATTCCGGAGAGCGGAGAGGCCAGGAGGGAAGTACCCATTGAGGCCGTTGTTGCTTAGCGCCAGGAAGGTGAGGGAGGTGAGGTTGGCGACGGTGTCCGGAATGCCGCCGGTGAGGTTGTTGGAGCTCAGGTCCAGCTTCTGCAGCTGGCGCAGGTCGCCGATCCGGCCAGGGATGGGGCCGGACAGCGCGTTGTAGCTGAGGTCGAGGCCGACCAAGCCCTTGAGCTCGCTGATCCGGGTCGGCACCGGCCCGGAGAGGGAGTTGTAGCTGAGGTCGAGGTGCACGAGCGACCTGAGCTCGCCGATGCCCCGCGGGATCTCGCCACGGACGAGGCCGTTCTGGGAGATGGTGAGCACCTGGAGGGACCTGAGCCTGACGAGCTGCGGCGGCATGACGCCGGACAGCGAGGGGTTGGCCCGGATGCTGAGCTGCTGCAGGGTGGAGGACGAGAGGTTGGCGGAAGGGAGGACGAGGGCGGTGACGGCGGCCGGGTTGTTGAAGCAGTTGACGAAGAAGAGGGACTGGAGGCGGGGCAGGGTGAGCACCTGGGGCGGGAAGGCGGCCGCGTCCTTGCACGACGGGTTGGGCTCCACGCCGAAGTCCAGCCGCGTGACGTGCAGCGGCGCCGCGGTGCCCGGCGCCGGCTTGCACTCGAGCCCCGGCCAGGGCGCGCCGCAGGGGTCGGGGCTCTCGGAGCGCCAGTCCCGGTCGGAGGACACGGCGTCCATGACGAGGAACAGCGTCTCCCTCTCCGCCGCGTCCATGGCCGCGGCCGCCGAGAGCAGGCACAGGAAGACCGCGATGGAGGCCGGCATCGTGGCGTCCGTTTTGCTCCGAGGCTATGCGTTTGACGAGCGTGGTTTTCCCGGGGTTTAAGAGCAGCAGGGGTCGGCCGCGTGGGCGACGCAGATGGGGCCAGTGCGCGGTGCGGTGATTGACGTGACGTGACCGGCCATGGGCAGAGAGAGCATCGTGCAGAGAGGTTTGCGTTCGGGACGCCGGGAAGAACCTCGGCCTCGCACGATTTAGCGGTACGAGCAGCGCACAGGAGGCTGCTGTCCGCACAGTGGGAGGCACCAAAGCGCAGTGCACGCAGTGTGGCACGTCATGTTTTCCACAAGGAACCGCGCATATGGTCCTCGCTACCGAAGGACGGGGGCTAGCAGTACTACTACTGTTACACATAAGATAGGCTGACTGGTCAGGCACTAGTTAAGTCGCCGGGTAAAACTGGGTTATCAGGCCAAGTACAAGAGAGAGGGGCCTCAGCGCTGCGAGTTTTGGACGAGTAATACCTGCATGGCATGCCTGCGTGTTGGTGTTCATCCATCAGAAAGGCGTGGTGCTGCTGACACAGCTAGCAGAGAAGGGTACTTAATTTAAGTGTAAGTGACAGAAAGGAAACATGTTTTGTTCGGTCGGCAGAAGTTCATAAGCCATCTCCGCAAATAGCAAACATAGCATTAACAAAAATAATACTCCCTTCAtccagaattacttgtcatcaaaatggatgaatatggatgtatctagactaaaaaacatctagatacatccatttcaatgacaagtattttcggacggagggagtactagcagcATCGAAACAAAAGGAACTCAGATAGTCAGATGTAAATATCAAAATCAAAATGCAGTACACCCTTTCTTTCTAAATGTAACACGTTTTGACGCTTCAGCTTAAACTCAGAGGTAGTAGCACTCAAACATTTCAGAAGGCATTAAAGAAGCTCATACTGAGAGTGGCATTTTAGTTAGCTCTCGGCCTCTATGGATGCcgattttttgaaaaattcaaaatttcggtttcaaaaaaaattctgaatttgcTTGTACAAGTAAACAATGATGTGAGGCGTACATGTGTAAAATTTCGGAATGAAATACGTTAAAATGCGACCTGTACGAAAAAGACAAATCCATGTCTAAAAGGATAAATAGCATCATGCGTTAAAAAGCCCCAGATTTGTCTTTTTCGCACAACCCTTGTTtcaacgtactccctccgtcccaaaattcttgtcttagattcgtctagatacggatgtatctaatactaaaacgtgacttgatacatccgtatttagataaatttaagacaagaattttgggacggagggagtattttgttcTGAAAATTTACACACTTATGCACTATGCCTTCATCTATCTATGTATTTTTTCCAGTTCTATTCTGGattgtaaaaatatgaattttcaagAATTTTAAATTTTGCATTTGGAGTCCTCCATGAGCTCGGACTCCAAAAGCAATTTCTGCTCAATACTCGTGTTTCCAATCGATAGCAACAAACCTAATAAGCAGAAGCAAAAGTAAGAGTCCGATGAGACAGAAAGTCGCACGGTTGCAAGAAAGCACATGCTGGTCTGCTAGAAGTGCATTATCTAGCCCACACAGACCAAGGCGGAGCAAAAGTGAGCTCGTACGAGGCTATGGCCTGTACCATGCGCTCACTCGGGTGTGTGCCGTGACAACACGTCCTGGCCAACGTGACGTAAAGATGTCTGGCTCATCCAATAGTGGGAAGGCGTGCATCCGTGCTTGCCCGCCGTATGGCAGGTCGAGGTGATGGATCAAGTTAGGATTCCCTACAAAAGCAAGACGCCATGTGATGCTTGCAGGCTTGCAGCTGAAGGGACCTGCAACTTCATCATCTTGTGATCATGGATCATAAACCATGCAACTTGTCCAATCACGAGTTTTAACTGGTGTAGAATGATCATTGTTTGGAGTAGTAGCTAGTAGCACGCCAGCCAGCTCAGTATTTCTTGAACATATGATGCTCTGGCAGAGAGTGTTTTACTTCCACAAATCAATGTTACTAAAGGCCTGTTCGGTTCCTCTCCGATCCCTGGACTGCGCCCCCGGAGCGGAGGAAACTGCAGCTTATTTCCACGGAGCAGCTCaaaccgagctcctggagctccgcGGAGTGGAGCGAACGGGAACAGGCCTTAAGCTAGAATTAGAAGTACAGGAAGATGTGTCACAAAGGAGAAGCACGTGCATCCACTCAATTGCGACTTGAGAGTTCCACAAGCAAATGCCAGCTGCTTATACCGCTAAGAAACTACGAGAGCGGATGCACTGGAGAAAAGTCAGGAAACAAAGATCATGAGCGCCAGCTCACTAGCAGCTGCTGCATTAGAGCAGCCAAAACGGCGCCGGCCGAGATATTGACCACGTTGACAACATCATTGTTCAGCTGCATAGAGAAATATACACTTTTTTTAGCTTTGTGGGGAACTTCTGGTGTCAacatataactatataatgtgcaGATAATGTGACCCTGAAAAGTAAACCAAAAGAACAGCTTGAATAAGAGTATACATCAATGCGGATGACACTATCCTGGTTACTATTGTTCGGGAGACATGGGTCTACACTAATTCTGTTAACTGAATGTTCCATATCTAATTAGCCCGAGATTTTTACTTGACACACCTAAAAGAAGAGGGATCAAGAGTGCTGTACAGACATCAATGATTCTGGGGTTATTTTTTTTCTCCAAAACCACATGCCCTAGTGAAACAGAAACGTGGATATTAAATTGGTAGATTCTGCACCCGCAAGCCTCGACAATATGCATTTCTGGACTATGCATCAATTGGTACAGCCAATACCAAAAAATAGGCCTATTAATTTATTTATTACAATGGCATTTGCATTATGCCATAGGCTGAAATATCGTTCAGGCCTTCATGAACCTACATTACAGAGACACGCACCACTGAATGGGGATTATATGGTGGCAACTACACCATGACATACGCTGAAAAATACCAGCCATCATTTAGGCTACAAACGACCTAGGAATGCATGTTGAGTACAAAGAGAGGATGATTGTCCAAAAGAGATAAATATAACTGGCACATGCAAGATTCCCCTGTTTGAAAAATTTCACCATAGCATTGGGCAATTTGTGGTTGTTGTGACGGCTGTACTTATTTTTCATAGCTCTCAGTATTACAATGTTTGCTAAATCGAATTAAAGTTATGCTATTCCATAATTGTCTTCTCACATTTGATCTAGTGAGTTTCAGAgtgcaataatatatttattaGCAACTAGATTAAGAACAATCTAGCCAGCCCAAACACTCAGATTCCAAAAGGAGTCCAACCAAATAAGATTATCACAATCCATCACAATGCCAAAAGGAGACTTTGCCTAGTTACTCACAGTGTTCAGGCAGGCCAACTTGGTGATGCAAATATGAGGCTAAACTTTCAACAACAAGAGTATAACAGAACACAAAAGGCAAACACAGCTTTACTAGGGAAACTAAGGCCCTTTTTGGATTGCAGGGATAGGAAAAATGTAAGACAGATTGATGTCAACTACTATGAATTCCTACAGGATTTCGAAAAACATGAATTTTATAAGAGATGTCTTTGGATGGTGCACAGGTAATAAACACAAGAATTTTAGAGGATTGAGAGAGAGTAGAGAGAATGAGTGCACCTGCATTGGACTTctcaaaggaaaaaataaaatgaggTTTGAGTTCATGCTGTAATTCCTATGGAATGGAGTGTATAGGAATGGATTCCATAGAACTTTGGTGAACCGATTCTTATGATCCAAAGGCCTTCTATAGAAAAAAAAACCTATCTCTTAACAACAATATATATAAAGCATCAGCATTCAGCATCCGAAAGTTTAGGCTCACCCATTCAAAACCTTCCTTATCCTGCAGCGTTGCGCCAATCAAACTCTCGCCAAAATTTGCAATCTGGGATGCAAGAACACATAGCACACCCTGTGGTAGATTTACCTGTAAAGcaaatcatttttcttttttttttcaataACCATATTCCTGAGTTACAGTCCAAGGTAAAAAAAAGTACAATAATTACTGCCACTTCCATATCAAAATTTTGATTACTATCCTCCTAGATGCAAATGCAAGGAGCTTAACATTGCAGGTCGTATGCTCCCAACATTGCTCTAATATGTGTTCTAGCCATTGACACTATCAGATTATAAGAGCATGAGATAGTAGGCATATAAACAACATGACACATGCAAGTCTAATTACAGTTAAATAACTGGAGAAGATGTCCATAGTAcataattttaaaaattgtttaCCTGCCCCAAAATATAACCAATCCCTGCCAGAAACGTTGATGCTACAATTCCAGCAAGAGTGCCCTCAACACTGACTGCACCTTCTGTACCTCTTGGAACAATCTTAAATGTTGTCACTAGGTAACTACTCTACAAAAAGAACAGAACTGAGCTCTAAGTATGATATTGAAGCTTTAACAATTAGTACAGTTTATTAAGTTTGCACAGGTAAGCACCAAATAGACCATCAACTATCTAAAGGTCATGCAAATAGAGTGGTAAATGACCAGGACCTTACGTTGTTCTTCCATATGCCTTCCCTATTTCACTGGAAACTGTATCACTGAGTTTAGTACAGAAACTTGCAACAAAGCCAAGTGTCCAGAGTTCCGCGAATGCTCCCCCGCCCACATTATATACTGATAGGAGAGCACAGACACAACCAGCAGCACTAGAACCAATAACACTACCaggacctctccttcctcctttttTCTCAGCCACTCCCAAAGCTTCTTTTTGTTTTATCTTTAACTTGGTCACTGCTGTGCCCTGCATAttaaaagcaaaataaataacctAGACTGATGATGTACTGGGATTGACATGATGGATACAGCAGATTAGTTGCCTTTGTCAGGTAGTGCAACCAGCCTAAGGAGGGTCATGGAACTATGTCCCACAATCGACAGAACACATACATCCATAAATTTACAACTGCTAGCTTTCCGAACAGGCAGTGGAAGTTGCATAGCAAAGATTGCCTATCAATGAACACTTGAACAGAATAATCATACATTGTGATTATTTATTTTCTGGCAATACATATTTAAATAATTTCACAGGAAATACCAATCTCAATTCTCCTTTAGCAAGGGCAAACCATAAACTGGAGAAAAGTGTCTCTTATGCACAACCTCCACCTGATTTGAAagattaaaacatgtgatgatcactcaTTCATGATTCATCTGTGGTTCTAAAGAGCAGAACAAATAAAGGAAGTTTGGAAGTTTTGGCAAAGCCTGGATTTCCTAACTGGCAAGATTGCCAAATCAAGACTTCCCTATTTCAATATATAGGCAGCATCGGAAAAGAGCGACCCCCTTACTAGCCCGTTTCTCTCCCTATAGCAGGGGAGGTGAAACCTCCCCTTCCAGATTGCTGGCATCAGGATGATCTACCTGGGTGAATATCACAGCAGCCTGCACCAAAAATGGCATTCTATCTTATAGGCACTTCGTCTTGCGGTTTGCCTGGGCTTTGAAAAGGTTCTGTCTCCACCACTGATATACAGATTTGTATGGGTATGAAACTAGAGTAATTCAGATTTCCGGTCAATTCATGTACAACTTGAGCAAGACAGAAATATGAAACTATCTTGTCTGTAATCATGTCTATAAAGCTAGTTTATCCCTTACAATTTTGACAAACTTGGCTGTGGGAAATTGCTACTTTGCATCAATTGCTGACAGACACCAGAAAGCACCGATTTTGCCGGTACCATTACCAAGGCTAGGTAATCCGCTAGAAGACACCGCAATCGCTAAAATAATATTTATTGGGCAGGGAGTAGAGAGAACACCGATGAAACATGTCCTATTAAGAAATGAAGATCATCGGTCGGCGACAACGCCTCAACAGTAATTCTAAAACCGTGACAAAAACGGCCGTATTGCTAAATTTCAGATTTATCACAGCATCTCAGGCAAAGCAGCACCCGATCCACTCACCACCACGAAGTAGGCGGCGACGAGGAGGTAAGCCCGGGCCCCAAATGCGCGCCACGTGAGGGTGCCGAGGACGTAGGCGGCCGCGATGCCGGAGGCGGAGAGGCCGGAGAGGAGCAGCGGCGTGCCCGCGACGAAGATGGCGACGTTGGTTGTGGCAGCCGAGCTCCACGTAGGCGGGGACGCCTGGAAGGCGCCGGCGACCGCGTCCCggaggcccgccgccgccgcggcaatGTCCGGGAGCGCGCGCGGAGGGGCAGGGGACAGGTGACGCGAAACCCTGCTCCGGCGAGGGGCTAGGGGCAGGGTCCCGGGCGCGAGGAGGGAGGGGGAGCGGGAGGGGACGAGGGGACGaggcggagaggagagggggccgTGGAGCAGCGGCAGGAGACCGCAAACCATTTTCCGCCACCGTCTAGTCNNNNNNNNNNNNNNNNNNNNNNNNNNNNNNNNNNNNNNNNNNNNNNNNNNNNNNNNNNNNNNNNNNNNNNNNNNNNNNNNNNNNNNNNNNNNNNNNNNNNNNNNNNNNNNNNNNNNNNNNNNNNNNNNNNNNNNNNNNNNNNNNNNNNNNNNNNNNNNNNNNNNNNNNNNNNNNNNNNNNNNNNNNNNNNNNNNNNNNNNNNNNNNNNNNNNNNNNNNNNNNNNNNNNNNNNNNNNNNNNNNNNNNNNNNNNNNNNNNNNNNNNNNNNNNNNNNNNNNNNNNNNNNNNNNNNNNNNNNNNNNNNNNNNNNNNNNNNNNNNNNNNNNNNNNNNNNNNNNNNNNNNNNNNNNNNNNNNNNNNNNNNNNNNNNNNNNNNNNNNNNNNNNNNNNNNNNNNNNNNNNNNNNNNNNNNNNNNNNNNNNNNNNNNNNNNNNNNNNNNNNNNNNNNNNNNNNNNNNNNNNNNNNNNNNNNNNNNATTCGCCACCGTCGACTCTGTCAACCGTGCGAGACTCCTCACTCCTCAGCCTCCAGGTCCAGGTCAGTGCTGACGCATACCACGAAATACGCCTTTGCACATGGTTTGTGGTAGCGCTTGGAAGACGTCTTCTGGTTGGGC is from Triticum aestivum cultivar Chinese Spring chromosome 3A, IWGSC CS RefSeq v2.1, whole genome shotgun sequence and encodes:
- the LOC123062001 gene encoding receptor like protein 29 isoform X2, giving the protein MPASIAVFLCLLSAAAAMDAAERETLFLVMDAVSSDRDWRSESPDPCGAPWPGLECKPAPGTAAPLHVTRLDFGVEPNPSCKDAAAFPPQQLSIRANPSLSGVMPPQLVRLRSLQVLTISQNGLVRGEIPRGIGELRSLVHLDLSYNSLSGPVPTRISELKGLVGLDLSYNALSGPIPGRIGDLRQLQKLDLSSNNLTGGIPDTVANLTSLTFLALSNNGLNGYFPPGLSALRNLQYLIMDNNPMGVPLPSELGSLARLQELRLAGSGYSGPIPAAFGQLASLTTLSLEDNNLTGEIPAGLSRLHRIYHLNLSNNGLGGAVPFDGAFLRRLGRNLDLSGNSGLCLDVVRDVGVGVAACHGGGGGDGSLARDSVSSAARGVMARGSTDSFRFRLLGPVCVVVISCIFFPPNGYA
- the LOC123062001 gene encoding receptor like protein 29 isoform X1, giving the protein MPASIAVFLCLLSAAAAMDAAERETLFLVMDAVSSDRDWRSESPDPCGAPWPGLECKPAPGTAAPLHVTRLDFGVEPNPSCKDAAAFPPQVLTLPRLQSLFFVNCFNNPAAVTALVLPSANLSSSTLQQLSIRANPSLSGVMPPQLVRLRSLQVLTISQNGLVRGEIPRGIGELRSLVHLDLSYNSLSGPVPTRISELKGLVGLDLSYNALSGPIPGRIGDLRQLQKLDLSSNNLTGGIPDTVANLTSLTFLALSNNGLNGYFPPGLSALRNLQYLIMDNNPMGVPLPSELGSLARLQELRLAGSGYSGPIPAAFGQLASLTTLSLEDNNLTGEIPAGLSRLHRIYHLNLSNNGLGGAVPFDGAFLRRLGRNLDLSGNSGLCLDVVRDVGVGVAACHGGGGGDGSLARDSVSSAARGVMARGSTDSFRFRLLGPVCVVVISCIFFPPNGYA
- the LOC123062002 gene encoding protein VTE6, chloroplastic, producing the protein MVCGLLPLLHGPLSSPPRPLVPSRSPSLLAPGTLPLAPRRSRVSRHLSPAPPRALPDIAAAAAGLRDAVAGAFQASPPTWSSAATTNVAIFVAGTPLLLSGLSASGIAAAYVLGTLTWRAFGARAYLLVAAYFVVGTAVTKLKIKQKEALGVAEKKGGRRGPGSVIGSSAAGCVCALLSVYNVGGGAFAELWTLGFVASFCTKLSDTVSSEIGKAYGRTTYLVTTFKIVPRGTEGAVSVEGTLAGIVASTFLAGIGYILGQVNLPQGVLCVLASQIANFGESLIGATLQDKEGFEWLNNDVVNVVNISAGAVLAALMQQLLVSWRS